Genomic segment of Paenibacillus antri:
GGAAGCCGCGAGCTCCCGGTCGGCGACGATCTTGACCAGATCGAACTCGCCGTTTCCGATGCCGTCCTCGCCTGCGAAGCTGTGCAAGATCGTCTCCTCGCCCGCTTGGAATTCGACGACGATCTCGGCGCGTTCACCCGGGCTCAAGAGGAGGCGGTTCAGGGATACCGGCTCTTGCAGAAGCCCCGCGTCGTTCCCGACCAGGGCGAACGACCGGTCGTCCGAGAAGCCGATCTGGAACGCGCGCGCATTCGAACCGTTCAACAGGCGGAAGCGCACCTGGCTGGCGGTAATTTTCAAGTATGGGTCGTACGTTCCGTTAATCAGGATCTGATCGCCCAGCATCCCGAACGGGGTTAGGTCCATGCTTTCGTGGAAGGTGCCGTCGCCCTTGAACCGCTTATCTTGCACGACGATCGGAATGTCGTCCACCCCGTATTCCGACGGCAGCTTCTTGGACTCCTCGTCCTCGATCAGAAATAACCCGGCGAGTCCGCGATACACGTGCAGCGCCGTCTTCCCGTGCAAGTGCGGATGGTACCAGGTCGTCGCCGCCGGCTGCTCGATCGTCCAATGCGGCTTCCACGTCGCTCCCGCTTCGATCATCTGGTGCGGTCCGCCGTCCATCTTCGCCGGCAATAACATCCCATGCCAATGCAAGGTGGAGCGTTCCGGCAGCCGATTCACGACGTCGAATGCGACCCGGTCGCCGCGCGACGCGCGAATCGTCGGTCCTAAATACGATCCGTTGATGCCCCAGGTCGGCGTGCGCTTCCCTTCGAAAAACTCGGTCGTCCCCGGCTGCATCGTTAACGTGAATCGCTTCTCTCCTTCGCTGTCCACGGTCGGCTCCAAGAGCGGAGGAATATGCAGCGGATTCGTAAATTCGAGCTCGCCGACATTCGTCGTCGTATTTCCGTCGCAGCCGGCCAAGCCGATCGCGATGCCGACCAGCGACAGCGCGATCGCCCATGTATGAAGTCGTTTCATTTTCTTACTCGTTCCTCTCTATCGATTCATTCTCTTGCCTCCTTATCAATGTACGACATGAATGTTGCGAACTTTTGGCGATCTCCTATGGGTGCTGTGAACGAAGAAAACCCCGAACGCCCGTCGTCGGGGTTTCGAGGCTTCGATTTCTATAAATCTAGCGGGTCGTTATTCGAGAACAAGTCCGGGTTGCCCTTCAACATGCGCGTTAAGACGTCCGCCGTCGCCGCCGCATCGCAAACTCTGACGACGGCTTCGCCGAGCCGCCCCTTCCGCATCGCGCCTGCATCCTCGAGAATCTGGTCGACTTTCCAAAAATGCTCCGACCACCGCAATCCGCAATGCCTGCGGGAAGGAACCGCGATTTCCGTGCCGTCGGGCAATACCGTGTAAAGCGGCTCATGGTCGTCCGTCAAGCGGCCCGGAATGTCCAGCCACTCTTCCACGCCGTGGATGAACGTGTTCCGCCTTAAGTCTACCCCGACTAATAAGATGGTCGCCTTCCGGTCGAGCAGCTTTCCCCAGGCGGAGCCTCTCGCGCACGGCGTATCGAACCGGTGGTCGTCGCCCGTAAACGTTATGGCGTCCCGCCCTATAGCCGCCACCGAATGCGTAGGATGCAGCGACCGCACCGCGCCGGGCCGCTTCCTGAACAGCTCGGGCAGTATCCCGACGCAGGAGGGGGAACGGTCGACGTCGAACCTCGGATTGTCCGCATTGATGTAGGACCAAGTATGGGTGGGAAACGCCAATAGTCCGTCCTTCATATACTCCTCGAATGCATCGAGCACCGCGTCCGCGCCTCCCTCGACCGGTCCCATGCTCTTCAGCGAAGAGTGAACCAGCAGCGTCCCCTTGCGGTCGATGCCGAATTGCTCCAATTGCTTCATCAAGCTCTCTTTCGTATGGATGCGATTCCCCTCCCTTTCGGTCTTTGCATCCATTGTACTCCATTCCAAAAAAAGAAAACCATCCTGTGCTCAGGATGGTCTCGAATGGATTCGTATGACGTTTATCGAACGAGCTGGCGAGCGATGTTCGCCGGCACGGCCGCTACTTTCTTCAATCCTTCTTCGATGATCGCCGCCGCCTGACCCGGATTCGCGTTATGGCCCTCGATCACGACTTCGTCGATAATCTCCATCCCGAACACGCCGCCGAAGACGTTACGCATATAGTTGACGGACATCTCCATGCCCGCGGCTTCCGGAGTCGAATACACGCCGCCGCGCGCGTTCAACAGCACGACTTTCTTGTGTTTCTGGAGCTGAGCCATCGAGCCGTCCGCATTGTATTTGAATGTAAAGCCTGCGGCATACACGTAGTCGATGAAGGTGTGAAGCACGGCCGGGATCGTTAAGTTCCACAGCGGGAAAGCGAAGACGAGCACGTCCGCCGCCGCGAAAGCGTCCATCGCCTTTTGTTTTGCGGCCATGAGACGTCCTTCCGCTTCCGTTAACGCTCCGTTATTTTGCAATTTGCCGAAGGCGCTGAATAGATCTTGTCCGAGATACGGTAGATCCTCGTTGTACAAATCATATGTGGTAACGTTCAACTCTTTGTTTTCGGCTGCGGATGCGATAAATCTCTCGTACATTTTAGTAGATACGCCGTCCGGACGATTATTCGCTTTTACGACCAATACGTTTGTCATTCTGGTTG
This window contains:
- a CDS encoding AAC(3) family N-acetyltransferase, which gives rise to MHTKESLMKQLEQFGIDRKGTLLVHSSLKSMGPVEGGADAVLDAFEEYMKDGLLAFPTHTWSYINADNPRFDVDRSPSCVGILPELFRKRPGAVRSLHPTHSVAAIGRDAITFTGDDHRFDTPCARGSAWGKLLDRKATILLVGVDLRRNTFIHGVEEWLDIPGRLTDDHEPLYTVLPDGTEIAVPSRRHCGLRWSEHFWKVDQILEDAGAMRKGRLGEAVVRVCDAAATADVLTRMLKGNPDLFSNNDPLDL
- a CDS encoding multicopper oxidase family protein, which produces MKRLHTWAIALSLVGIAIGLAGCDGNTTTNVGELEFTNPLHIPPLLEPTVDSEGEKRFTLTMQPGTTEFFEGKRTPTWGINGSYLGPTIRASRGDRVAFDVVNRLPERSTLHWHGMLLPAKMDGGPHQMIEAGATWKPHWTIEQPAATTWYHPHLHGKTALHVYRGLAGLFLIEDEESKKLPSEYGVDDIPIVVQDKRFKGDGTFHESMDLTPFGMLGDQILINGTYDPYLKITASQVRFRLLNGSNARAFQIGFSDDRSFALVGNDAGLLQEPVSLNRLLLSPGERAEIVVEFQAGEETILHSFAGEDGIGNGEFDLVKIVADRELAASAPLPSRLSAEPSIEASEDATVRKFVLTTESAINGKPMDMNRIDEVVPAGAREIWEISNRGWDHNFHIHDAVFTVLDKNGQPPAIYERGRKDTVFVPNGTTVRVAVEFGSHPDPETPYMYHCHLLYHEDSGMMGQFVVVEPGTEAQVSRRLSGSGMEHEH
- a CDS encoding FMN-dependent NADH-azoreductase, which encodes MTNVLVVKANNRPDGVSTKMYERFIASAAENKELNVTTYDLYNEDLPYLGQDLFSAFGKLQNNGALTEAEGRLMAAKQKAMDAFAAADVLVFAFPLWNLTIPAVLHTFIDYVYAAGFTFKYNADGSMAQLQKHKKVVLLNARGGVYSTPEAAGMEMSVNYMRNVFGGVFGMEIIDEVVIEGHNANPGQAAAIIEEGLKKVAAVPANIARQLVR